One genomic segment of Salmo trutta chromosome 8, fSalTru1.1, whole genome shotgun sequence includes these proteins:
- the LOC115199154 gene encoding pleckstrin homology-like domain family A member 1, protein MLENGGKVLKEGLLEKRSDGLLQLWKKKHCVLTEDGLLLHPPKQHDHPHHYNHHGGGDTGKVKELHFSNMKTVDCVERKGKYIYFTVVMSEGKEIDFRCPQDEGWNAEITLQMVQYKNRQAILAVKSTRQKQQLLVVQLPGQKMIRSSPNVA, encoded by the coding sequence ATGCTGGAGAACGGCGGCAAGGTGCTGAAAGAGGGGCTTCTGGAGAAGCGAAGCGACGGTTTGCTGCAGCTGTGGAAGAAGAAGCACTGCGTCCTCACGGAGGACGGGCTTCTGCTTCACCCGCCGAAGCAGCACGACCATCCGCACCATTACAACCACCACGGCGGCGGAGACACTGGCAAAGTCAAGGAGCTGCACTTCTCCAACATGAAAACTGTGGACTGCGTCGAGAGGAAAGGGAAATACATCTACTTCACGGTGGTCATGTCGGAGGGCAAGGAGATCGATTTCAGGTGTCCACAGGACGAGGGCTGGAACGCCGAGATAACTTTGCAGATGGTGCAATACAAAAATAGGCAGGCCATCCTGGCGGTGAAGTCGACCAGACAGAAACAGCAGCTCCTCGTTGTTCAGCTCCCGGGACAGAAAATGATTCGGAGCTCGCCAAACGTTGCGTGA